One genomic region from Microcella humidisoli encodes:
- a CDS encoding SGNH/GDSL hydrolase family protein, with protein MSAQAPRGWIPTVNARLAAYAQDYRQVVLADWRSAITPRLELLARDQVHPGSAGGRIYTRTVEGALQYLVDLPDPVDYDANPEVQRPR; from the coding sequence GTGAGCGCGCAAGCGCCGCGCGGATGGATCCCGACCGTCAACGCGCGGCTCGCCGCCTACGCCCAGGACTACCGGCAGGTCGTGCTGGCCGACTGGCGATCAGCGATCACGCCCCGGCTCGAGCTGCTCGCGCGTGATCAGGTGCACCCCGGCTCGGCGGGCGGGCGCATCTACACACGCACGGTCGAGGGCGCGCTGCAGTACCTCGTCGACCTGCCCGACCCGGTCGACTACGACGCCAACCCCGAGGTGCAACGGCCCCGTTGA
- a CDS encoding class I SAM-dependent methyltransferase: protein MAECEQSPPAATYTHGHHASVLAAHRWRTIANSAAYLEPRLGAGRSLLDVGCGPGTITAELAGRLAPGRVVGLDAATDAIDAARRHAAEVGAAAQFAVGDAMALPFPDASFDIVHTHQTLQHVGDPVGMLREMARVAGPQGIVAAREVDYSATTWFPLLPGLDLWLDLYRRVHRGNGGEPDAGRHLKAWAVAAGLEASALTASVWLFSEPEDRAWWGGAWAERVLHSAFARSAIDGGHATPDELTAISEAWVQWSRHDDAMLTMTHVELVAPGLDGTRGEVPER from the coding sequence ATGGCCGAGTGCGAGCAGTCGCCTCCCGCGGCGACCTACACCCACGGTCACCACGCGAGCGTGCTCGCCGCGCACCGCTGGCGCACGATCGCCAACTCCGCGGCCTATCTCGAACCGCGCCTCGGTGCGGGCCGCTCGCTGCTCGACGTCGGTTGCGGGCCCGGCACGATCACTGCCGAGCTCGCCGGCCGGCTCGCCCCGGGCCGGGTCGTCGGCCTCGACGCCGCGACCGACGCCATCGATGCGGCGCGGCGGCACGCGGCCGAGGTCGGCGCCGCGGCGCAGTTCGCTGTCGGTGACGCCATGGCGTTGCCGTTCCCCGACGCCTCCTTCGACATCGTCCACACTCACCAGACCCTGCAGCACGTGGGCGATCCGGTCGGGATGCTGCGCGAGATGGCGCGCGTCGCCGGGCCGCAGGGCATCGTCGCCGCACGCGAGGTCGACTACAGCGCCACGACCTGGTTCCCGCTGCTGCCGGGTCTCGACCTCTGGCTCGACCTCTACCGGCGCGTGCACCGCGGGAACGGCGGCGAACCGGACGCCGGCCGGCACCTCAAGGCCTGGGCGGTCGCGGCGGGGCTCGAAGCGAGCGCGCTCACCGCATCCGTCTGGCTGTTCAGCGAACCGGAGGATCGCGCCTGGTGGGGCGGCGCCTGGGCCGAGCGGGTGCTGCACTCGGCATTCGCCCGCAGTGCGATCGACGGCGGGCACGCCACACCCGACGAGCTCACCGCCATCAGCGAGGCCTGGGTGCAGTGGTCGCGCCACGACGACGCGATGCTGACGATGACGCACGTGGAGCTCGTCGCCCCGGGCCTCGACGGCACACGGGGCGAAGTCCCCGAGCGCTAG
- the coaA gene encoding type I pantothenate kinase yields the protein MSDPGAARDTSPFDEIDRRRWAALAPSAAHPLTETELVQLRGLGDALDLREVDEVYVPLSRLLSLYAVGARELHQATRSFLGEPGAHTPFVIGVAGSVAVGKSTIARLLRELLSRWPDTPRVERVTTDGFLLPTSELGRRGILHRKGFPESYDRRALLRFVARVKSGADEVRAPVYSHLSYDRVPGAEIIVRRPDILIVEGLNVLQPPGPGASLAVSDLFDFTIYVDARTSDIAQWYEERFLALQRGAFADPRSYFHRYAALSHDEAVLKSREIWREINEPNLVQNILPTRARASLVLRKASDHTVETVLLRKI from the coding sequence ATGAGCGATCCGGGCGCAGCACGCGACACCTCGCCGTTCGACGAGATCGATCGGCGGCGCTGGGCGGCGCTCGCACCCTCCGCCGCGCATCCCCTCACCGAGACCGAGCTCGTGCAGCTGCGCGGCCTCGGTGACGCCCTCGATCTGCGCGAGGTCGACGAGGTCTATGTGCCGCTCAGCCGGCTGCTGAGCCTCTACGCGGTCGGGGCGCGCGAGCTGCACCAGGCCACCCGCAGCTTCCTCGGCGAGCCGGGCGCGCACACGCCCTTCGTCATCGGCGTCGCCGGCTCGGTCGCGGTCGGCAAGTCGACGATCGCGCGCCTGCTGCGCGAACTGCTCTCGCGCTGGCCCGACACCCCGCGCGTCGAGCGCGTCACGACCGACGGCTTCCTGCTGCCGACGTCCGAGCTCGGGCGCCGCGGCATCCTGCACCGGAAGGGGTTCCCCGAGTCGTACGACCGTCGCGCGCTGCTGCGCTTCGTCGCGCGCGTGAAGTCGGGAGCCGACGAGGTGCGCGCTCCCGTGTACAGCCACCTCAGCTACGACCGCGTGCCCGGTGCCGAGATCATCGTGCGCCGGCCCGACATCCTCATCGTCGAGGGTCTCAACGTGCTGCAGCCGCCCGGCCCGGGTGCCTCGCTCGCCGTGAGCGACCTCTTCGACTTCACGATCTACGTGGATGCCCGCACGAGCGACATCGCGCAGTGGTATGAAGAGCGCTTCCTGGCCTTGCAGCGCGGGGCCTTCGCCGATCCCCGCAGCTACTTCCACCGCTATGCCGCGCTGTCGCACGATGAGGCCGTGCTCAAGTCGCGCGAGATCTGGCGCGAGATCAACGAGCCCAACCTGGTGCAGAACATCCTGCCCACGCGCGCCCGCGCCTCGCTCGTGCTGCGCAAGGCGAGCGACCACACGGTCGAGACCGTGCTGCTGCGCAAGATCTGA
- the rplM gene encoding 50S ribosomal protein L13, which produces MTRTFSPTPADVQRNWVVIDATDVVLGRLASHAAVLLRGKHKATFAQHMDMGDFVIIINADKVALTGSKLAQKKAYRHSGYPGGLTATSYSELLEKNPERAVEKAIRGMLPKNSLGRAQMKKLKVYAGAEHPHAAQQPTIYTLDQVAQ; this is translated from the coding sequence GTGACGCGCACATTCAGCCCCACTCCCGCTGACGTTCAGCGCAACTGGGTCGTCATCGACGCAACCGATGTCGTCCTGGGCCGCCTCGCCAGCCACGCCGCCGTTCTCCTCCGCGGCAAGCACAAGGCCACCTTCGCCCAGCACATGGACATGGGTGACTTCGTCATCATCATCAACGCCGACAAGGTCGCCCTCACGGGCTCGAAGCTCGCGCAGAAGAAGGCCTACCGCCACTCGGGCTACCCGGGCGGCCTCACGGCCACCTCGTACTCCGAGCTGCTCGAGAAGAACCCCGAGCGCGCTGTCGAGAAGGCGATTCGCGGCATGCTGCCGAAGAACTCGCTCGGCCGCGCCCAGATGAAGAAGCTCAAGGTCTACGCGGGTGCCGAGCACCCGCACGCTGCCCAGCAGCCGACGATCTACACCCTCGACCAGGTCGCCCAGTAG
- a CDS encoding GNAT family N-acetyltransferase, producing the protein MTDDLRPLRERVTAPATIPMPDGPEGIHWRPLSGDDAEAVTDLAERISVRDHPTWSESLDEIREELGHSWVEPGRDGMLAVDTEGTAVAWGLVVAPPDPESLVRVILFGGVDAAHRGRGIGRRLLAWQQERARALLADSDLALPAWVLSYAADRAPEHGRLLQRAGFEPARYFTTLEADLADPTLPAPHPEGVAIVPFEAAMSELVRAAKNAAFADHWGSQPASREGWESMQGLPSFRPDLSRVATVGDEVVGFVITEVNEDDWERQGSRSGYIGLVGTVRAWRGRGLASALLSEVLTAYRDAGLECAVLDVDTENPTGALGVYTRLGFAPTARDVSYRVVY; encoded by the coding sequence GTGACCGACGACCTCAGGCCGCTGCGCGAGCGCGTGACCGCCCCCGCGACGATCCCGATGCCCGACGGCCCCGAGGGCATCCACTGGCGCCCGCTCTCGGGTGACGACGCGGAGGCCGTGACCGACCTCGCCGAGCGCATCAGCGTGCGCGACCACCCGACCTGGAGCGAGTCGCTCGACGAGATCCGCGAGGAGCTCGGGCACTCGTGGGTCGAGCCCGGTCGCGACGGCATGCTCGCGGTCGACACCGAGGGCACGGCGGTCGCGTGGGGCCTCGTGGTCGCCCCGCCCGACCCCGAATCGCTCGTGCGGGTGATCCTGTTCGGGGGCGTCGACGCCGCGCATCGCGGCCGCGGGATCGGGCGCCGCCTGCTCGCGTGGCAGCAGGAGCGCGCCCGCGCACTGCTCGCCGACTCCGACCTCGCCCTGCCCGCGTGGGTGCTCAGCTATGCGGCCGACCGCGCGCCCGAGCACGGACGCCTGTTGCAGCGAGCGGGCTTCGAGCCGGCGCGCTACTTCACGACCCTCGAGGCCGATCTCGCCGACCCCACGCTGCCGGCTCCGCACCCGGAGGGCGTCGCGATCGTGCCGTTCGAGGCGGCCATGAGCGAACTCGTGCGCGCGGCCAAGAACGCCGCCTTCGCCGATCACTGGGGCAGCCAGCCGGCCTCGCGCGAGGGCTGGGAGTCGATGCAGGGCCTGCCGAGCTTCCGCCCCGATCTCAGCCGCGTCGCGACGGTCGGCGACGAGGTCGTCGGCTTCGTCATCACCGAGGTGAACGAAGACGACTGGGAGCGCCAGGGATCGCGCTCGGGATACATCGGTCTCGTCGGCACCGTTCGCGCGTGGCGCGGCCGCGGCCTCGCGAGCGCACTGCTGAGCGAGGTGCTCACCGCCTACCGCGACGCGGGCCTCGAGTGCGCCGTGCTCGATGTGGACACCGAGAACCCCACGGGTGCTCTGGGCGTCTACACGCGCCTCGGCTTCGCGCCGACCGCACGCGACGTCTCGTACCGCGTCGTCTACTAG
- the glmM gene encoding phosphoglucosamine mutase has product MGRLFGTDGVRGLANGDLTVELALGLSQAAARVLTTGRHADELRAQGRRPTAIVARDPRISGQFLTAAVSAGLASSGIDVLDAGVIPTPAAAFLVGDIRADFGVMISASHNPAPDNGIKFFSFGGTKLPDAVEDRIEAALASEKLAPTGAGVGRIRRFADAEDRYLLHLLGTLDVSLAGLHVVIDCAHGAAAGISPQVFADAGARVTVIGSDPDGLNINEGVGSTHLGPLQAAVLEHGADLGIAHDGDADRCLAVDAQGRVIDGDQIMAILAVSLQARGMLVDDTLVATVMSNLGLKRAMADHGIRVIETGVGDRHVLEALGEHRLSLGGEQSGHIIFSDHATTGDGILTGLQLAAEMVRSGRTLAELADVMTVFPQVLINVRGVDRTALEGHGIIAAAVEAESAALGDSGRVLLRASGTEPMVRVMVEAADQGTAEQVAGRLATLVREQLAV; this is encoded by the coding sequence ATGGGTCGTCTCTTCGGCACGGATGGAGTCCGAGGGCTCGCCAACGGTGATCTCACCGTCGAGCTGGCCCTCGGGCTCTCCCAGGCCGCTGCCCGCGTGCTCACGACGGGTCGGCACGCGGACGAGCTGCGCGCGCAGGGCCGTCGTCCGACGGCGATCGTCGCGCGCGATCCCCGTATCTCGGGGCAGTTCCTGACCGCAGCCGTCTCGGCCGGGCTCGCGAGCTCGGGCATCGACGTGCTCGACGCCGGCGTCATCCCGACGCCCGCGGCGGCGTTCCTCGTCGGCGATATCCGCGCCGACTTCGGTGTCATGATCTCCGCCTCGCACAACCCGGCGCCCGACAACGGCATCAAGTTCTTCTCGTTCGGCGGCACCAAGCTGCCCGATGCCGTCGAAGACCGCATCGAGGCCGCGCTCGCGAGCGAGAAGCTGGCGCCGACCGGCGCGGGGGTGGGCCGCATCCGTCGCTTCGCCGACGCGGAGGACCGCTATCTGCTGCACCTGCTCGGCACCCTCGACGTCTCGCTCGCGGGACTGCACGTCGTCATCGACTGCGCGCACGGTGCCGCCGCGGGCATCTCGCCGCAGGTCTTCGCCGACGCCGGCGCGCGCGTCACGGTGATCGGCAGCGACCCCGACGGCCTCAACATCAACGAGGGCGTCGGGTCGACCCACCTCGGCCCGCTGCAGGCGGCCGTGCTCGAGCACGGCGCCGACCTCGGCATCGCCCATGACGGCGACGCCGACCGGTGCCTGGCAGTGGATGCCCAGGGCCGGGTCATCGATGGCGACCAGATCATGGCGATCCTCGCCGTCTCGCTGCAGGCCCGCGGCATGCTCGTCGACGACACGCTCGTCGCGACGGTCATGAGCAATCTGGGCCTCAAGCGCGCGATGGCCGACCACGGCATCCGTGTCATCGAGACGGGCGTGGGCGACCGGCATGTGCTCGAGGCGCTCGGCGAGCACCGCTTGAGCCTCGGCGGCGAGCAGTCGGGCCACATCATCTTCAGCGATCACGCGACGACGGGCGACGGCATTCTCACCGGCCTCCAGCTCGCGGCCGAGATGGTGCGCTCGGGGCGCACGCTCGCCGAGCTCGCCGACGTCATGACGGTGTTCCCTCAGGTGCTCATCAACGTGCGCGGCGTCGACCGCACCGCGCTCGAGGGCCACGGCATCATCGCCGCCGCGGTCGAGGCCGAGTCGGCGGCGCTCGGCGACTCGGGGCGCGTGTTGCTGCGGGCGAGCGGCACCGAGCCGATGGTGCGCGTCATGGTCGAGGCCGCCGATCAGGGCACGGCCGAGCAGGTGGCCGGGCGGCTCGCGACCCTCGTGCGCGAGCAGCTGGCGGTCTAG
- a CDS encoding DNA-directed RNA polymerase subunit alpha, whose product MLIAQRPTLTEENVSEFRSRFIIEPLEPGFGYTLGNSLRRTLLSSIPGAAVTSIRIDGVLHEFSTIAGVKEDVTEIILNVKNLVVSSEHDEPITAYLRKQGAGEVTAADISAPAGVEIHNPELVIATLNDSAKFELELTIERGRGYVSATQNRSEFSEAGQIPVDSIYSPVLKVTYRVEATRAGERTDFDRLVVDVESKPAITPRDAIASAGRTLVELFGLARELNTQAEGIEIGPAPVDAVLSTELSMPIEDLDLSVRSYNCLKREGINTVSELVALSETQLMNIRNFGQKSVDEVKDKLVEMGLSLKDAVPGFDGAHFYGGYDDEES is encoded by the coding sequence GTGCTCATCGCACAACGTCCCACGCTGACCGAGGAGAACGTCTCCGAGTTCCGCTCGCGCTTCATCATCGAGCCGCTCGAGCCCGGCTTCGGCTACACCCTCGGCAACTCGCTGCGCCGCACGCTGCTCTCGTCGATCCCCGGCGCCGCCGTGACGAGCATCCGCATCGACGGCGTGCTGCACGAGTTCAGCACCATCGCGGGGGTGAAGGAGGATGTCACCGAGATCATCCTCAACGTCAAGAACCTCGTGGTCTCGAGCGAGCACGACGAGCCGATCACCGCCTACCTGCGCAAGCAGGGCGCGGGCGAGGTCACCGCGGCCGACATCTCGGCCCCGGCCGGCGTCGAGATCCACAACCCTGAGCTCGTGATCGCGACGCTCAACGACAGCGCGAAGTTCGAGCTCGAGCTCACGATCGAGCGCGGTCGCGGCTACGTCAGCGCGACGCAGAACCGCAGCGAGTTCAGCGAGGCCGGCCAGATCCCCGTCGACTCGATCTACTCGCCCGTGCTCAAGGTCACCTACCGCGTCGAGGCGACGCGTGCCGGTGAGCGCACTGACTTCGACCGTCTCGTCGTCGACGTCGAGTCGAAGCCGGCCATCACGCCGCGCGACGCGATCGCGTCGGCTGGCCGCACGCTCGTCGAGCTGTTCGGTCTCGCACGCGAGCTCAACACCCAGGCCGAGGGCATCGAGATCGGCCCCGCGCCGGTCGACGCCGTGCTCTCGACCGAGCTCTCGATGCCGATCGAAGACCTCGATCTGTCGGTGCGCAGCTACAACTGCCTCAAGCGCGAGGGCATCAACACCGTGAGCGAGCTCGTGGCGCTCTCGGAGACCCAGCTCATGAACATCCGCAACTTCGGCCAGAAGTCGGTCGACGAGGTCAAGGACAAGCTCGTCGAGATGGGCCTCTCGCTCAAGGACGCGGTTCCCGGGTTCGACGGCGCTCACTTCTACGGCGGCTACGACGACGAGGAGAGCTAG
- the rplQ gene encoding 50S ribosomal protein L17, protein MPQPTKGPRLGGGPAHERLLLANLATALFTHKRITTTETKAKRLRPLAERLITFAKRGDLHARRRVMTIIHDKSAVHELFTEIAPLVAEREGGYTRITKVGYRKGDNAPMAVIELVLEPVNPKPKSAKKSAAAAAPVAAPVDEAVADEVVADETVADEAVVEEATAETEAVETESAEEAPAEAADEAPAEDEAK, encoded by the coding sequence ATGCCTCAGCCCACGAAGGGCCCCCGCCTCGGCGGCGGTCCCGCCCACGAGCGCCTGCTGCTCGCCAACCTCGCGACGGCGCTCTTCACGCACAAGCGCATCACGACGACCGAGACCAAGGCCAAGCGCCTTCGTCCGCTCGCCGAGCGTCTCATCACCTTCGCGAAGCGCGGTGACCTGCACGCCCGTCGCCGGGTGATGACGATCATCCACGACAAGAGCGCCGTGCACGAGCTCTTCACGGAGATCGCGCCGCTCGTCGCCGAGCGCGAAGGCGGCTACACCCGCATCACGAAGGTCGGCTACCGTAAGGGCGACAACGCCCCCATGGCCGTCATCGAGCTCGTGCTCGAGCCGGTGAACCCGAAGCCGAAGAGCGCGAAGAAGTCGGCCGCCGCGGCCGCTCCGGTCGCCGCCCCGGTCGACGAGGCTGTCGCTGACGAGGTCGTCGCTGACGAGACCGTCGCCGACGAGGCCGTCGTCGAGGAGGCCACGGCCGAGACCGAGGCCGTCGAGACCGAGTCCGCCGAGGAGGCGCCCGCCGAGGCCGCCGACGAGGCTCCGGCCGAGGACGAGGCCAAGTAG
- a CDS encoding tRNA pseudouridine synthase A, producing MRLRLDLAYDGTAFSGWSRQPGLRTVEGVLDAAIATLLRDPELEVRLVVAGRTDAGVHATGQVAHIDLTAEQYRRLASSRRAGSVEQSVARRLNGIVAATAADVVIDRVSVAPAGFDARFSPVWRRYEYRIADALSHRDPRRRTHTLWHPSELDAAAMDAAAASLTGLHDFAAFCKPREGATTIRTLLDYVWTRDAEGVLVATVRADAFCHSMVRALVGAAVAVGLGRLDGARLSGILADAVKANAFAVVAAKGLTLMEVGYPPDDELGARAELTRARREPLGRASDPSD from the coding sequence GTGCGCCTGCGGCTCGATCTCGCCTACGACGGGACGGCCTTCTCGGGCTGGAGTCGTCAACCCGGTCTGCGCACGGTCGAGGGCGTGCTCGATGCGGCGATCGCGACGCTCCTGCGCGACCCCGAGCTCGAGGTGCGCCTCGTCGTGGCCGGTCGCACCGACGCGGGCGTGCACGCCACCGGGCAGGTGGCGCACATCGATCTCACCGCCGAGCAGTACCGCCGCCTCGCCTCGTCGCGGCGCGCCGGATCGGTCGAGCAGTCGGTGGCGCGCCGCCTCAACGGCATCGTCGCGGCGACCGCCGCCGATGTCGTCATCGACCGGGTCTCGGTCGCGCCGGCGGGCTTCGACGCCCGGTTCTCGCCCGTCTGGCGCCGCTACGAGTACCGCATCGCCGACGCGCTCAGCCATCGCGATCCGCGCCGCCGCACGCATACGCTCTGGCACCCCTCCGAACTCGACGCGGCGGCGATGGATGCTGCTGCCGCGAGCCTCACGGGCCTGCACGACTTCGCGGCCTTCTGCAAACCGCGCGAGGGCGCCACCACCATCCGCACCCTGCTCGACTACGTGTGGACACGGGACGCCGAGGGCGTGCTCGTCGCCACGGTGCGGGCCGACGCCTTCTGCCACTCGATGGTGCGCGCGCTCGTCGGCGCGGCCGTGGCCGTGGGGCTCGGTCGGCTCGACGGCGCGAGGCTGAGCGGCATCCTCGCCGATGCCGTCAAGGCCAACGCCTTCGCGGTCGTCGCGGCGAAGGGGCTCACGCTCATGGAGGTGGGCTACCCGCCCGACGACGAGCTCGGGGCCCGCGCCGAGCTGACCCGGGCGCGCCGCGAGCCGCTCGGGAGAGCATCCGACCCCTCGGACTGA
- the rpsI gene encoding 30S ribosomal protein S9, with the protein MTTNGAVNTEDITPESAPESYTTESAAPAASAAPRAILSVGGQAVGRRKQAIARVRITPGAGTYKVNGRTLEDYFPNKLHQQLINDPFTILQLGGAYDVTARITGGGPSGQAGALRLAIARALNEIDRENNRPTLKKAGFLTRDARVIERKKAGLKKARKAPQYSKR; encoded by the coding sequence ATGACCACTAACGGCGCAGTGAACACCGAAGACATCACCCCCGAGTCGGCTCCCGAGTCGTACACGACCGAGTCGGCCGCTCCCGCCGCGTCGGCGGCGCCTCGCGCGATCCTCTCCGTCGGCGGCCAGGCCGTGGGCCGTCGCAAGCAGGCCATCGCCCGCGTGCGCATCACCCCCGGCGCCGGCACCTACAAGGTCAACGGGCGCACGCTCGAGGACTACTTCCCGAACAAGCTGCACCAGCAGCTCATCAACGACCCCTTCACGATCCTGCAGCTCGGCGGCGCCTACGACGTCACCGCGCGGATCACGGGCGGCGGCCCCTCGGGCCAGGCGGGCGCCCTGCGTCTCGCCATCGCGCGCGCGCTCAACGAGATCGACCGCGAGAACAACCGTCCCACCCTCAAGAAGGCCGGCTTCCTCACGCGCGACGCCCGCGTCATCGAGCGCAAGAAGGCCGGTCTCAAGAAGGCGCGCAAGGCCCCTCAGTACTCGAAGCGCTAG
- a CDS encoding acyltransferase family protein encodes MSAISTSSVARDRLPGLDGLRALAIVLVLAYHLFPGLAPGGFVGVDVFLVVSGYLITALLVAEHRMHGRIALRRFWARRARRLLPALMVMVGLTAAVAALIGGDVLVGIGWQLAGVLTFSSNWWSIAQGSSYLDQTSPELFRHAWSLAVEEQFYVLWPLAIIALLLIPRRWLRVALPLALAAASAVGLALLAGDPAIDPAPASVAYLSTLTHGFGLLLGAALALGVDPLRQRASAHRTPAWAADAGAVLAASGLVALALVLTIDGAATYRGGLLAAALLTGALIACLAHPGGRAAQWADAPLPRWLGERSYGLYLWHWPVLILLGAALPAVDRVGGSSWLLGLAALAIAVVLAALSHRFVEQPVRTGLAAAALRGERGWSRPRRAVLAGGTVLALAGLIAGSALAVVRAPAQSEAAALIAAGQAALDAAPAAGPLRIPPQDRAPAEPGGAPLPSGDQIVAIGDSVMLAAAPQLQARFPGIAIDAAVSRQMHQAPGRLQRLADQGALRP; translated from the coding sequence ATGTCGGCCATCAGCACGAGCAGCGTCGCCCGCGACCGCCTTCCCGGCCTCGACGGCCTGCGGGCGCTCGCGATCGTGCTCGTGCTCGCGTACCACCTGTTCCCGGGCCTCGCGCCGGGCGGCTTCGTCGGTGTCGACGTGTTCCTCGTCGTGAGCGGCTATCTCATCACCGCCCTCCTCGTCGCCGAGCACCGGATGCACGGTCGCATCGCCCTGCGCCGGTTCTGGGCCCGGCGCGCGCGTCGGCTGCTGCCCGCGCTCATGGTCATGGTCGGGCTCACCGCCGCCGTCGCGGCGCTCATCGGCGGCGACGTGCTCGTCGGCATCGGCTGGCAGCTCGCCGGCGTGCTGACCTTCAGCAGCAACTGGTGGTCGATCGCGCAGGGGTCGAGCTACCTCGACCAGACGAGCCCCGAGCTCTTCCGCCACGCCTGGTCGCTCGCGGTCGAAGAGCAGTTCTACGTGCTCTGGCCGCTCGCCATCATCGCCCTGCTTCTCATCCCGAGGCGCTGGCTGCGCGTCGCCCTCCCGCTCGCGCTCGCCGCGGCCTCGGCCGTCGGGCTGGCGCTGCTCGCGGGCGACCCGGCGATCGACCCGGCCCCCGCCTCGGTCGCGTACCTCTCGACGCTCACGCACGGCTTCGGGCTGCTGCTCGGCGCCGCCCTCGCTCTCGGCGTCGATCCGCTGCGGCAGCGGGCATCCGCTCACCGCACTCCCGCCTGGGCGGCCGATGCCGGCGCGGTGCTCGCGGCGAGCGGACTCGTCGCTCTCGCCCTCGTGCTCACAATCGACGGCGCCGCCACGTATCGGGGCGGGCTCCTCGCGGCCGCGCTGCTGACCGGCGCGCTCATCGCATGCCTCGCGCATCCGGGCGGCCGGGCGGCGCAGTGGGCGGATGCCCCGCTCCCCCGCTGGCTCGGCGAGCGGTCGTACGGGCTGTACCTCTGGCACTGGCCCGTGCTCATCCTGCTCGGTGCCGCGCTGCCGGCCGTCGACCGCGTCGGCGGCTCGAGCTGGCTGCTCGGCCTCGCCGCCCTCGCCATCGCCGTCGTGCTCGCGGCCCTGAGCCATCGGTTCGTCGAGCAGCCGGTGCGCACGGGGCTCGCGGCGGCGGCGCTGCGCGGCGAGCGGGGCTGGTCGCGTCCGCGCCGGGCTGTACTCGCCGGGGGCACCGTTCTCGCGCTCGCGGGACTCATCGCGGGCAGCGCTCTCGCGGTCGTGCGGGCGCCCGCGCAGTCCGAGGCCGCCGCCCTCATCGCGGCGGGGCAGGCCGCCCTCGATGCCGCGCCCGCCGCCGGGCCGCTGCGTATCCCCCCGCAGGATCGGGCGCCCGCCGAGCCCGGCGGTGCGCCCTTGCCCTCGGGGGATCAGATCGTGGCGATCGGCGACTCGGTGATGCTCGCGGCAGCGCCGCAGTTGCAGGCGCGGTTCCCGGGCATCGCGATCGACGCAGCGGTCTCTCGGCAGATGCACCAGGCTCCCGGGCGCTTGCAGCGACTCGCCGATCAGGGGGCGCTGCGGCCATAA